From one Prochlorococcus marinus str. MIT 0912 genomic stretch:
- a CDS encoding high light inducible protein, protein MSPEAEKFNGWAAMLGFIAAFGAYATTGQIIPGIF, encoded by the coding sequence ATGTCTCCTGAAGCAGAAAAGTTTAACGGTTGGGCAGCAATGCTTGGTTTCATTGCGGCCTTTGGTGCATACGCCACAACAGGTCAAATCATTCCTGGTATTTTCTAA
- a CDS encoding chlorophyll a/b-binding protein, producing MTSSTSSQVITEYGKQNIFGRETQPQLVEDYTSYPEEAEKTNGRWAMIGMVSLLVSYFTTGQIIPGIF from the coding sequence ATGACAAGTTCAACCTCATCTCAAGTAATCACTGAGTACGGCAAGCAAAATATCTTTGGCCGTGAAACACAGCCTCAGCTTGTAGAGGACTACACCAGTTATCCAGAAGAAGCAGAAAAGACAAATGGCCGTTGGGCAATGATCGGAATGGTCAGTCTTTTGGTTTCATACTTCACAACAGGTCAAATCATTCCTGGAATTTTCTAA
- a CDS encoding high light inducible protein, which yields MTTQNNSNRNIDPEKVTAERLNGYAALFGCIALVGAYATTGQIIPGFV from the coding sequence ATGACTACTCAAAACAACAGCAACAGAAACATCGATCCTGAAAAGGTAACAGCAGAAAGGCTTAACGGCTATGCAGCATTATTTGGATGCATTGCTCTAGTCGGTGCTTATGCCACAACCGGTCAAATCATTCCAGGTTTCGTGTAA
- a CDS encoding chlorophyll a/b-binding protein — MNKETNYWKTAEQMNGRLAMMGFFAAVINYGITGWIIPGIV; from the coding sequence ATGAACAAAGAAACTAACTACTGGAAAACAGCAGAGCAAATGAATGGTCGTCTAGCGATGATGGGCTTCTTTGCTGCAGTGATTAACTACGGAATAACAGGTTGGATCATTCCAGGAATTGTTTAG
- a CDS encoding ShlB/FhaC/HecB family hemolysin secretion/activation protein, protein MNLFLLTYLLAADLFSSEINSLSSNKNSIISSKLKLDQNIGHSINVVEAKAQWLPEVKGWIPYSDTFIESLLNKCKRKGKSETLLNCASLLNTNLVKDGYITSRVYSIDKDNQKFIEIIKGKLVEIRISSNDEILKKYIKNKTNSLIDKVLHIPTLENIINEINKDNNTSNVSGDLSTLGSDPSKTILNINVERLSKRWDNEISISNQGITGSGELRTNLLIKRNNLVDWNDLLILNNEVTSDINFNIGNFSSFIIYEKPIFEDVYFTSSFGISNRKLIEANKPINKIRFRQIQGLGKITKEMISKSDFKLNSYMGINLSKSESFLSEDRIGLIKGGGDKGVLQTGYIDTGINIFSKRKKINLQGNLSLLQSISGLTPYDQRKNLRNDNIPLSKAKAIITRLDFEKIFNNKISFNSQFNSQIALGKLPSDMSFSFGGEDGFSSLPSSIGSGDSGWFLISSFSREIANNTKYSLKVSPFFGMGLIHKSSPEEENDYVASGGIKMLLEKENINIELGLVEKFLTENNSGSWNNWLLSNGIYTKLVYKF, encoded by the coding sequence ATGAATTTATTTCTGTTAACATATTTATTAGCAGCAGATCTATTTTCAAGCGAAATAAATAGCTTATCCTCTAATAAAAATTCAATAATATCTTCGAAATTGAAGCTAGATCAAAATATTGGACATAGCATTAATGTGGTTGAAGCAAAAGCTCAATGGTTACCAGAAGTGAAAGGATGGATTCCTTATAGTGATACTTTTATAGAATCATTGCTGAATAAATGCAAAAGAAAAGGTAAAAGCGAAACATTATTAAATTGTGCTTCCCTGTTAAATACAAATTTAGTTAAAGATGGATATATAACCAGTAGGGTTTATTCTATTGATAAAGATAATCAGAAATTTATAGAAATAATCAAAGGGAAATTAGTTGAAATTAGGATTTCATCAAATGATGAGATATTAAAAAAGTACATTAAAAACAAAACAAATTCACTCATAGATAAAGTTTTGCATATTCCAACTCTAGAAAATATTATAAATGAAATCAATAAAGATAATAACACCTCTAATGTTAGTGGAGATTTATCTACATTAGGTAGTGATCCTTCTAAAACAATTTTAAATATTAATGTTGAAAGACTTTCAAAGAGATGGGACAATGAAATATCGATTTCAAATCAAGGTATAACAGGTAGTGGTGAATTAAGGACAAATTTACTTATAAAAAGAAATAACCTAGTTGATTGGAATGATTTATTAATTTTAAATAATGAAGTTACTTCTGATATTAATTTTAATATTGGAAATTTTAGTAGCTTTATTATTTACGAGAAGCCTATATTTGAAGATGTTTACTTTACTAGCTCATTTGGTATATCCAATAGAAAATTAATAGAAGCTAATAAACCTATTAACAAAATCAGATTTCGTCAGATACAGGGGTTGGGAAAAATAACTAAAGAGATGATTTCAAAATCAGATTTTAAATTAAATTCTTATATGGGTATTAATTTAAGTAAAAGTGAAAGCTTTCTCTCTGAAGATAGGATAGGTTTAATTAAAGGAGGAGGTGATAAAGGAGTCTTGCAAACTGGTTATATAGATACTGGAATTAACATATTTTCTAAGAGGAAAAAAATAAATTTACAAGGTAATTTATCTTTACTCCAGTCAATTAGTGGTTTAACTCCTTATGATCAAAGAAAAAATCTAAGAAATGATAATATTCCACTATCCAAGGCTAAAGCTATTATTACTAGACTAGATTTCGAAAAAATATTTAATAATAAGATCAGTTTTAATTCCCAATTCAATTCTCAAATTGCCCTAGGTAAATTGCCTAGCGACATGAGTTTCTCTTTTGGAGGTGAAGACGGATTTAGTTCTCTCCCTTCCTCAATTGGTAGTGGCGATAGTGGTTGGTTTTTAATAAGTAGTTTTAGTAGAGAAATTGCGAATAATACAAAATATAGTCTTAAGGTATCCCCATTCTTTGGTATGGGTTTAATTCATAAGTCGTCACCAGAAGAAGAAAACGATTATGTGGCTTCAGGAGGAATAAAGATGTTGCTTGAAAAAGAGAATATTAATATTGAACTTGGACTAGTTGAAAAATTCTTAACTGAAAATAATTCTGGTAGTTGGAATAACTGGCTTCTGTCAAATGGTATTTATACTAAACTTGTATATAAATTTTAA
- a CDS encoding high light inducible protein produces MQPSNKTILERSIGRPAMMAFVLLTGIYLTTGQLIPGVV; encoded by the coding sequence ATGCAACCATCTAACAAAACGATCTTAGAAAGAAGCATCGGCAGACCAGCCATGATGGCATTCGTTCTTCTAACAGGTATCTACCTAACAACCGGTCAACTTATCCCAGGTGTCGTTTAA
- a CDS encoding CHASE2 domain-containing protein yields MKIKSDFSRSYLYFLAIISLVVFSTAPFIESLDLLIFDIVTSLSIRKSTPNKHISIIGISETDLKKYKWPIDDKYLCEAIKKIHQFEPKAIGIDIYRDIGIGDKKQCLIDLINNTRKLVSIYSIVENIEAIPQSPNEQIAYNDIILDRDRVVRRDLLHVSSKSEREVSLPMRLTEIYLQNNNIYREIESLNPNKWLNKNSGGYINIDSSGYQSLLSYKSIFNYKQYTLDEILNNNFDPTYIKDKIVILGSTAESLKDFYEVPLSKTIISDSFYQVPGVIIHAIRTNSLINLLETNNFEITALNLDKKLIINILNFLITLVIVERSTKIIRSLIKLVLFILLFSILNISLLFYGFWISTTLPILSILLPGCLGLIQRGITSQRHHKIIRKLLGQTTSPEIAEQLWLSRDSIIKDGKLYGKEQIVTALFLDICDFTSASENLSPSELISWLNEILSFCVDKVIINNGIVNKFTGDGLLAIYGAPVSSGTGKDALNSINTAKMIIKDLSSLNDSLKYKDYPKARIRIGIHSGLATTGSLGTSDRLEYAVIGETINCASRLESFDKTRNISDVRVLVSGETKKKF; encoded by the coding sequence ATGAAAATTAAGAGTGATTTTTCAAGAAGTTATTTATATTTTTTAGCAATAATTTCATTAGTCGTATTTTCAACAGCCCCATTCATAGAATCACTAGATTTACTCATATTTGATATAGTAACATCCTTATCTATTAGAAAATCTACACCAAATAAGCACATATCTATTATTGGAATATCAGAGACAGATTTAAAGAAGTATAAATGGCCTATAGATGATAAATATCTTTGTGAGGCTATAAAAAAAATACATCAGTTTGAACCTAAAGCAATAGGAATAGATATTTATAGGGATATTGGAATAGGAGATAAAAAACAATGTTTAATAGATCTCATAAACAATACGAGAAAATTGGTTTCGATTTATAGTATCGTAGAAAATATTGAAGCAATACCTCAATCACCTAACGAACAAATAGCTTATAATGATATAATTTTGGATAGAGACAGAGTTGTAAGAAGAGATTTATTACATGTTAGTAGTAAATCTGAAAGAGAGGTATCTCTACCAATGAGATTAACAGAAATATATTTACAGAATAACAATATTTATAGGGAGATAGAATCTTTAAATCCTAATAAGTGGCTAAATAAAAATTCAGGGGGATATATTAATATAGACTCATCAGGTTATCAGTCTTTGCTATCTTATAAATCTATTTTTAATTATAAACAATATACACTTGATGAGATACTTAATAATAACTTTGACCCTACGTATATAAAAGATAAAATAGTAATTTTAGGAAGTACAGCTGAATCTTTAAAGGATTTTTATGAAGTACCCTTAAGTAAAACAATAATTTCTGATTCATTTTATCAAGTTCCTGGCGTAATTATTCATGCGATTCGTACAAACTCACTTATAAATTTACTTGAAACCAATAATTTTGAAATCACAGCATTAAATCTAGATAAAAAATTAATCATTAATATCCTAAATTTTTTAATAACCTTAGTTATTGTTGAAAGGTCAACGAAAATCATTAGATCTCTCATAAAACTTGTTTTATTTATTTTATTATTTTCAATTTTAAATATAAGTTTATTGTTTTATGGTTTTTGGATTAGTACCACTTTGCCCATATTATCAATACTATTACCAGGTTGTTTAGGTTTAATTCAAAGAGGTATAACTAGTCAGAGACATCATAAGATAATAAGAAAACTACTTGGGCAAACTACTTCTCCTGAAATAGCAGAGCAATTATGGTTGAGCAGAGATTCAATAATAAAGGATGGAAAATTATATGGTAAGGAGCAAATTGTTACTGCTTTATTTTTAGACATTTGTGATTTCACATCCGCATCAGAAAATTTATCACCATCTGAATTAATTAGCTGGTTAAATGAGATACTAAGTTTTTGTGTTGATAAGGTAATTATCAATAATGGTATTGTTAATAAATTTACGGGTGATGGACTTTTAGCAATATACGGTGCCCCTGTTAGCTCTGGGACAGGTAAGGATGCACTCAATTCTATTAATACAGCAAAAATGATAATTAAAGATCTATCGTCTTTAAACGATAGTTTAAAATATAAAGATTACCCTAAAGCACGGATTAGAATAGGTATTCATTCGGGTTTAGCTACTACAGGTTCATTGGGAACCAGTGATAGACTTGAGTATGCGGTTATTGGAGAGACTATCAATTGTGCATCAAGACTAGAAAGTTTTGATAAAACAAGAAATATTAGTGATGTAAGAGTTTTAGTTTCTGGAGAAACAAAAAAGAAGTTCTAA
- a CDS encoding DUF3307 domain-containing protein: MTNTLTNYFNLLILLLMFHMIGDFVLQSTLMAEGKNPAKNNAIDSIWWLTAHGATHGLLVILVTGIPLLGLLEMIMHCSIDHGKCIKLYTFNTDQLLHIICKIVLSFLALNLTPTTLGLIK, translated from the coding sequence ATGACAAATACACTTACCAATTATTTTAATCTATTAATTCTTTTATTAATGTTTCATATGATTGGGGATTTTGTTCTTCAATCAACTTTAATGGCTGAAGGAAAAAATCCAGCAAAAAATAATGCGATAGATTCCATATGGTGGCTAACAGCTCATGGTGCTACTCATGGTCTATTAGTAATTCTTGTTACTGGTATTCCTCTCTTAGGTTTACTAGAAATGATTATGCATTGCTCTATAGATCATGGAAAATGTATCAAACTTTATACATTTAACACTGATCAACTTCTTCATATTATTTGTAAAATAGTGTTGTCATTCCTTGCCTTGAACCTTACTCCTACAACATTAGGGTTAATAAAATGA
- a CDS encoding cupin domain-containing protein, with the protein MRRFLLLALTAGIAFPMVACTPKKKALLEPVVVETLISTTESWNGDSFKYPRGQAEMKLEKIIAQAGFKTPLHLHPQPGIIYVQKGTLYCETSDGQSLTIVAGESFASSQDTIHYCKNNGDEEMVVFSASAGAKGKKTTVPTE; encoded by the coding sequence ATGCGCCGTTTTTTACTTCTTGCACTAACAGCAGGGATTGCATTCCCAATGGTTGCTTGTACTCCAAAGAAGAAAGCATTGCTTGAACCTGTGGTAGTAGAAACTCTTATTAGTACAACTGAATCGTGGAATGGAGATTCTTTTAAGTATCCAAGAGGGCAAGCAGAAATGAAACTTGAAAAAATAATTGCTCAAGCTGGTTTTAAAACACCTCTTCATTTACATCCACAACCTGGGATTATTTACGTACAAAAAGGAACTCTTTACTGTGAAACAAGTGACGGACAATCCCTGACAATAGTTGCTGGAGAAAGCTTCGCTTCATCTCAGGACACTATTCATTATTGTAAAAACAATGGTGATGAAGAAATGGTGGTTTTTAGTGCTTCAGCAGGAGCTAAAGGCAAGAAAACGACTGTCCCAACTGAATAA
- a CDS encoding CHAT domain-containing protein, with protein MKKRYSYSPHILIIKSSLILGLLFDFIPIFSKSNHKVLAEGISTSVTIDSDVLRELTSDSGDLRLIKGNSQSSELIIKAKSDESIDLSNLKFKSINSLILTTGSSLGGVISVNLNESQISEIEKVSATEADSLTINTSNTGSNALKGKVIGKNIVININNEANIDNTNNSFNFNLASVENYIFTSIPNIEAKSNFLSRVESSKNDVFKALNLKNTLANNNSISSLQNSLVNARTKITSNKDIKSSYFLQEKYNPAILHLDLTFAKDKTIDQSKDAYLDITLILPENDIVGKRVELSTSNFKKYLRNLYSTLISQNDLNIDNPNSPSRKLYELFLSKIEPILKENKITTLLISVDRGLQSVPFAALNNGNSFFGEKYSYAITPSLSLTPLEYVRNPKGKLLALGASNFKNLSNLDFVEQELKNIQSLNQKDVYFNELFTPKRLINNGSSSDYDRIHIASHAEFLPGDPSNSLIHTTNDVISMKNLSEFRIKRKDLPIDLFVLSACRTAIGDSQTELGFSGLALQASARSAIGTLWYIDDIVTSAYFVQLYDFLNQRIPKADAIRLTRSAFINKNIRVENDSILGVNGKVLVSNLQTNEIQNLGSSLNNPYFWAGIQIMGSPW; from the coding sequence ATGAAAAAAAGATATAGTTATTCTCCACATATATTAATTATTAAATCTTCTTTAATCCTGGGGTTGCTTTTTGATTTTATTCCAATATTTTCTAAGTCAAATCATAAGGTTCTGGCTGAGGGAATATCTACATCAGTTACGATTGATTCAGATGTTTTAAGGGAATTAACTAGTGATAGTGGTGATTTAAGGTTAATCAAAGGAAATTCGCAATCTAGTGAACTAATTATTAAAGCAAAGAGTGATGAATCAATAGATCTTTCAAACCTGAAATTTAAGTCTATTAATTCATTGATTTTAACAACTGGATCTTCTTTGGGTGGAGTAATATCAGTAAATTTAAATGAATCACAAATTAGTGAAATAGAAAAAGTTTCAGCGACTGAAGCTGACTCTTTAACTATTAATACATCAAATACGGGTTCTAATGCATTAAAAGGTAAAGTAATAGGTAAAAATATAGTAATCAATATTAATAATGAAGCAAATATTGATAATACAAATAATTCTTTTAATTTTAATCTGGCATCAGTTGAAAACTATATTTTTACATCAATCCCTAACATTGAAGCAAAATCTAATTTTCTTAGCAGGGTCGAATCTTCAAAAAATGATGTTTTTAAAGCGTTAAATCTTAAGAATACATTAGCAAATAATAATAGTATTTCTTCCCTTCAGAATTCTCTAGTTAATGCAAGAACTAAAATTACATCCAACAAAGATATTAAATCATCTTATTTCTTACAAGAAAAATATAACCCGGCAATACTTCATCTTGATTTGACTTTTGCAAAGGACAAAACAATTGATCAATCTAAAGATGCTTATCTAGATATTACTTTGATTCTTCCAGAAAATGACATTGTTGGAAAACGTGTGGAACTTTCAACTTCTAATTTTAAAAAATATCTAAGGAATCTATATAGCACTTTGATTTCTCAAAATGATTTAAATATTGACAACCCAAACTCTCCATCAAGAAAATTATATGAGCTATTTCTTTCAAAGATTGAGCCTATTTTAAAAGAAAATAAAATTACTACATTATTGATCTCAGTGGACAGAGGTCTGCAATCTGTCCCTTTCGCAGCATTAAATAATGGAAATTCTTTCTTTGGAGAAAAGTATTCATATGCAATTACACCATCACTATCATTAACGCCTTTAGAATATGTAAGAAATCCTAAAGGAAAACTTCTTGCATTAGGCGCCTCGAACTTTAAGAATTTATCTAATTTAGATTTTGTTGAACAGGAATTAAAAAATATACAATCCTTAAATCAAAAAGATGTATATTTTAACGAGTTATTTACACCTAAAAGGTTAATTAACAATGGCTCAAGTTCTGACTATGACCGTATTCATATAGCAAGTCATGCAGAATTCTTACCAGGAGATCCATCTAATTCTCTTATACATACAACTAATGATGTTATTTCAATGAAAAATCTTTCTGAATTTAGAATAAAGAGAAAAGATCTTCCCATTGATTTATTTGTACTTAGTGCTTGTCGAACTGCTATAGGTGATTCTCAAACTGAACTAGGGTTTAGTGGTTTAGCCTTACAGGCTTCTGCTAGAAGTGCTATAGGAACACTTTGGTACATTGATGATATTGTTACTTCTGCATACTTTGTTCAGTTATATGATTTCTTAAATCAAAGAATCCCTAAGGCAGATGCTATAAGACTAACCAGAAGTGCTTTTATTAATAAGAACATTAGAGTTGAGAACGACTCTATTCTTGGAGTCAATGGAAAGGTTCTTGTTAGCAATCTACAAACAAATGAAATTCAAAATCTTGGTAGTTCATTAAATAATCCCTATTTCTGGGCAGGAATTCAGATAATGGGTTCACCATGGTAA
- a CDS encoding C2 family cysteine protease, translated as MFETNTSKELLNAHQQTTFDSSSNFANSPISYGLEAKQENLIASSLSEIKEIDANKTDGFSSSFSSFSWSKLVFPKTSSDIGATAAEIIEVNDLLDHDVYDRDQVTGDRNYTNYTSWWSRNTSANEKNGFDRTDSMSQAVDIGEIVYRSDANVDGRIGYGSRFFGGRDKNDYFNFSVGKAGTIDLTLSGLSNDVGLALYSDFGSLLDWSDNSGTSNESIEQELNIGNYYARVYSYSSSLWSHGATCYDLNISRQADALETSWETMLTDSSLKNAALNSIKYDNELSRNDVIGILKSTGDYGNVTTTEFNNLQTFYNEAINTDLASEHVQVLAEKVLFDETSNQWYTGSDSEVETLGNLEANSSDDHMNLLIGKHFLGTDKPVASGTYQEAGGDLFKDGVSACDVDQGSVGTCYFLGALAGTANDKPTLINDMFTDNGDNTWTVRFATNGKTDYVTVDRNMATNDSGNYIYADDGDAGKQSVAGDNELWVALAEKAYAQVNESDRINQDGTNSYSGIGWGHSGIATTHVTGLDYSNEWLNESGISGVSFSEFIEIVNSDKVVTIRGFNSLATNSNAGETDISTAVQSHAYSVIGYGYHEETGDMRFDIRNPWGNKHLQLTFEQLLELDANIRYTNV; from the coding sequence ATGTTTGAAACTAACACCTCTAAGGAGTTGTTAAATGCCCATCAACAAACAACATTTGATTCAAGTTCTAACTTCGCAAATAGCCCAATTAGTTATGGGTTAGAAGCTAAACAAGAAAATTTAATCGCATCTAGCTTGAGTGAGATTAAAGAAATTGATGCTAATAAGACAGATGGTTTTTCTTCAAGTTTTTCATCTTTCAGTTGGTCGAAACTTGTATTCCCTAAAACATCTTCTGATATTGGTGCAACAGCAGCAGAGATCATTGAAGTTAATGATCTCTTAGACCATGATGTTTATGATCGTGATCAAGTCACCGGAGATAGAAACTATACAAATTACACCTCTTGGTGGTCTCGGAATACATCTGCTAATGAAAAAAATGGATTTGATCGTACAGATTCAATGAGTCAAGCAGTCGATATAGGCGAAATTGTCTATCGCAGCGATGCGAATGTTGATGGTCGAATTGGTTATGGAAGTAGATTCTTTGGGGGAAGAGATAAAAATGACTACTTTAACTTCTCAGTGGGGAAAGCTGGGACAATTGATCTTACATTAAGTGGTCTTTCAAATGATGTAGGCTTAGCCCTTTATTCTGATTTTGGCTCACTGCTCGATTGGTCAGATAACTCTGGAACATCGAATGAATCGATTGAACAAGAGTTAAATATAGGTAATTACTATGCTCGGGTCTATAGCTATAGTTCATCTCTCTGGAGTCATGGTGCCACCTGTTATGACTTAAATATTTCTCGTCAAGCAGATGCATTGGAAACATCTTGGGAAACAATGCTGACAGATAGCAGTCTTAAGAATGCGGCTTTAAATTCAATTAAATACGATAATGAACTTTCTAGAAATGATGTAATTGGTATTCTCAAAAGCACTGGAGATTATGGGAATGTTACTACAACAGAATTTAATAATCTACAAACGTTCTACAACGAGGCTATTAATACCGATCTAGCAAGTGAACATGTTCAAGTCCTTGCAGAGAAAGTATTATTCGATGAAACAAGTAACCAATGGTATACAGGCTCAGATAGTGAGGTGGAAACACTTGGAAATTTAGAAGCCAATAGCTCAGATGATCATATGAACTTACTCATTGGTAAGCATTTCCTAGGAACTGACAAACCAGTTGCAAGCGGAACTTACCAAGAAGCAGGAGGAGACTTGTTTAAGGATGGGGTCTCTGCATGTGATGTTGATCAGGGAAGCGTAGGTACTTGTTATTTCCTTGGGGCATTGGCAGGAACGGCAAATGACAAACCTACATTGATCAACGATATGTTTACTGATAATGGAGATAATACGTGGACTGTTCGATTTGCAACTAATGGCAAAACTGATTATGTGACAGTTGATCGGAATATGGCGACAAATGATTCTGGAAACTACATTTATGCAGATGATGGTGATGCTGGTAAGCAGTCAGTCGCTGGAGACAACGAATTGTGGGTTGCTTTGGCAGAAAAAGCCTATGCACAAGTTAATGAATCTGATCGTATTAACCAAGATGGAACAAACTCTTATTCAGGAATTGGTTGGGGTCACTCTGGTATTGCAACTACACATGTTACTGGATTAGATTATAGCAATGAATGGTTAAATGAAAGTGGAATTTCAGGTGTAAGTTTCAGTGAATTTATTGAGATAGTAAATAGCGATAAAGTTGTGACGATTAGAGGTTTTAATAGTCTTGCTACAAATAGTAATGCTGGGGAGACTGATATCAGCACAGCCGTGCAAAGTCATGCCTATTCAGTAATAGGCTATGGATATCATGAAGAGACAGGAGATATGCGCTTTGATATAAGAAATCCATGGGGCAATAAACATCTACAATTAACTTTTGAACAACTTTTAGAGTTAGACGCAAATATTAGATATACAAACGTTTAG
- a CDS encoding 2Fe-2S iron-sulfur cluster-binding protein, translating to MVKVSDLIFKVNIEIDQVQKSFSCKSDQTVLEAAADANVELPSSCLVGMCCTCAAFLKEGSVDMDAMGLKSELQDEGYVLLCQAYPKSDLKIIANQFDAVWDQR from the coding sequence TTGGTTAAGGTGTCTGATCTAATCTTCAAGGTAAATATCGAGATTGATCAAGTTCAGAAAAGTTTTAGTTGCAAGTCTGATCAGACCGTATTAGAAGCTGCTGCTGATGCAAATGTGGAGCTACCAAGTTCTTGCCTTGTAGGTATGTGTTGTACATGTGCAGCCTTTCTCAAAGAAGGTTCTGTCGATATGGATGCAATGGGGTTGAAGAGTGAATTACAAGATGAAGGCTATGTTCTTTTATGTCAGGCTTATCCCAAATCTGATTTAAAAATAATTGCGAATCAATTTGATGCGGTTTGGGATCAACGATAA
- a CDS encoding DUF3764 family protein codes for MVVGHQAEEGLAKAMFEGLREPIEAAGHIWDTTVISSYSAC; via the coding sequence GTGGTCGTAGGTCATCAAGCAGAAGAGGGATTGGCAAAAGCAATGTTTGAAGGCTTAAGAGAACCAATAGAAGCTGCAGGTCATATATGGGATACAACCGTTATTAGCAGTTACTCGGCATGTTGA